One [Clostridium] saccharolyticum WM1 DNA segment encodes these proteins:
- the radA gene encoding DNA repair protein RadA: protein MAKGKTTAFFCKECGYESAKWLGQCPACKEWNTFVEEPSGKRESGPKRGIGGNGERSAGILMNAKPSRLSDIHLDEQDRMKTGYDELDRVLGGGVVKGSLVLVGGDPGIGKSTLLLQVCRNLAAGRRKVLYISGEESLKQIKLRANRIGEVKGDLLFLCETSLELIEGAIVEEKPDVVIIDSIQTMFREEISSAPGSVSQVRESTNILLQIAKGAGIAIFIVGHVTKEGVVAGPRVLEHMVDTVLYFEGDRSASYRIIRGVKNRFGSTNEIGVFEMVESGLSEVKNPSEYMLSGRPEDASGAVVACSMEGTRPMLLEVQALVTPTAFGMPRRTAAGTDYNRVNLLMAVLEKRCHYDLSHFDAYVNITGGLRMNEPALDLAILMAIVSSMKDKAVDPKTIIFGEVGLAGEVRAVSMAQQRVNEAKKLGFHTCVMPEISLEKMGKVEGMRLIGVGNVREAIGKVVG, encoded by the coding sequence ATGGCAAAAGGAAAAACGACTGCATTCTTCTGTAAGGAATGCGGATATGAATCAGCAAAGTGGCTGGGGCAGTGCCCTGCCTGCAAGGAATGGAATACGTTTGTGGAAGAGCCTTCCGGAAAAAGGGAGTCCGGGCCCAAGCGGGGGATCGGAGGAAATGGGGAGAGGTCCGCAGGAATTCTCATGAATGCCAAGCCCTCCCGGCTGTCCGATATCCATTTAGACGAGCAGGACCGGATGAAAACCGGTTATGACGAGCTGGACCGGGTTCTGGGAGGCGGCGTCGTCAAAGGTTCCCTTGTACTGGTCGGCGGTGATCCCGGTATCGGTAAATCCACGCTGCTGCTGCAGGTTTGCCGCAATCTGGCGGCCGGCCGCAGAAAGGTACTTTACATATCCGGAGAGGAATCTTTAAAGCAGATTAAACTGCGGGCTAACCGGATCGGAGAAGTAAAGGGGGATTTATTATTTCTTTGTGAGACCAGCCTGGAGCTGATTGAAGGTGCCATTGTGGAGGAAAAGCCCGATGTGGTGATCATTGACTCCATTCAGACCATGTTCCGGGAAGAAATTTCTTCTGCTCCAGGAAGTGTGAGCCAGGTAAGGGAATCCACCAATATTCTGCTTCAGATTGCAAAAGGAGCAGGGATCGCCATCTTTATTGTGGGACATGTAACAAAAGAAGGTGTGGTAGCCGGACCCAGAGTCCTGGAGCATATGGTTGATACGGTTTTATATTTTGAGGGTGACAGAAGCGCTTCTTACAGGATCATACGGGGAGTAAAAAACCGTTTTGGTTCCACCAATGAGATCGGGGTTTTTGAAATGGTTGAAAGCGGGCTGTCGGAGGTGAAGAATCCATCGGAGTACATGCTCAGCGGAAGACCGGAGGATGCCTCCGGTGCGGTAGTTGCCTGTTCCATGGAGGGGACAAGGCCTATGCTTTTGGAGGTACAGGCTCTTGTTACTCCCACTGCCTTTGGTATGCCCAGACGTACTGCTGCCGGTACAGACTATAACCGGGTGAATTTGCTCATGGCTGTTTTAGAAAAACGCTGCCATTATGACTTGTCTCATTTTGATGCTTATGTAAATATTACAGGCGGACTGCGTATGAATGAACCGGCCCTGGATCTGGCCATTCTGATGGCAATCGTATCCAGCATGAAGGACAAGGCCGTTGACCCGAAAACCATTATTTTTGGGGAAGTAGGACTGGCAGGAGAGGTGCGGGCCGTGTCCATGGCGCAGCAGAGAGTGAATGAAGCGAAGAAGCTGGGCTTTCATACCTGCGTGATGCCGGAGATTTCCCTGGAAAAGATGGGAAAGGTGGAAGGAATGCGGCTGATTGGCGTGGGTAATGTGAGAGAGGCGATTGGGAAGGTTGTGGGATGA
- a CDS encoding TetR/AcrR family transcriptional regulator, translating to MPKGIMLTPEQQAARREEIAGVALRLIAENGFQKTSMREIAVLTNMGKSSLYDFFKTKDEIVVYAVEKKIEETIHKVHRIIADESSPEQCLRKIMDNHLRIPKQYRTVLMWFHTESDYLEEEYRKRLKAVRYAYQDIIKSVIEKGMATGIFRKTDADLLTRLLMNSVLAIVYTSRPSASPEKMLDETMNIFLHGIMNDGGE from the coding sequence ATGCCAAAAGGAATTATGCTTACACCCGAACAGCAAGCAGCGCGCCGGGAAGAAATAGCCGGTGTTGCTTTGCGCCTCATAGCTGAAAATGGATTCCAAAAAACTTCAATGCGGGAAATCGCAGTTTTAACAAACATGGGAAAGTCCAGTCTGTATGATTTTTTCAAAACAAAAGACGAGATTGTTGTTTACGCAGTCGAAAAAAAAATAGAAGAAACCATTCATAAAGTTCATAGGATTATTGCTGATGAGTCCTCGCCGGAACAATGCCTTAGAAAAATCATGGATAACCATCTTAGAATACCGAAGCAGTATAGAACTGTGCTGATGTGGTTCCATACAGAATCTGACTACTTAGAAGAAGAATATCGAAAGCGGCTGAAAGCTGTGCGTTACGCATATCAGGATATTATAAAATCCGTGATTGAAAAAGGAATGGCCACAGGAATCTTTCGCAAAACCGATGCCGATCTTTTGACACGTTTGTTAATGAACTCCGTTTTAGCAATCGTCTACACATCCCGACCGTCAGCCAGTCCGGAAAAAATGCTGGATGAAACAATGAATATATTTCTACACGGAATTATGAATGATGGAGGTGAATGA
- a CDS encoding PEP/pyruvate-binding domain-containing protein produces the protein MIYYILPLAHKQATLEMVGGKGMSLSKLLTAGIPVPDGFHITTASYQIFVEKNHIQPHMNKLLAGIDSNNTSQLEEVSTQIGMLFHDGKMPQEVSAAIKTAYAELGNIAVAVRSSATAEDLPDASFAGQQETYLNIQGENEVLAAVKRCWASLWTARAIAYRMKNDKKQEVAAIAVVVQKLVISDVSGVMFTGNPINGRRSEMIINAAWGLGEAVVSSLVTPDTIVVDKNAKRIVSYEAANKEIMTVRTSDGTVEIPVPERLRKKHALARDQVMRLTQLGRIIEKYYQIPMDIEWVLEKDKLYIVQARPITVLPPEWALPEKDVIYTKGSLAEHLPNPVTPLFATLGLEIVNRASELLWGDMFDKSAKKLLPENGAYTIINGYVYLSAKSKPLLIAVKSLSPRSLRRALTNSVPRWEAARKEFEDVMKQWEEKPLHTRNAHQIMEGIQTVFYAACIYFTRIQLTLPAASVSEILFTKSFQGAARRAGMADTSVFLLGFDTIALQSEKNLWDLSEWSKQNNTLNLYLQNNPATKIAEDFKSSVTPAGVSQEAWTEWKNRINQYFKEFGRTAYEFDFAYSTPQETLTPTIESIKTFVEGKGESPFLRQATFEKRRKQAEEKILQHIGGSHKKLFLKLLHWAQETTPMRENAIYLMGMGHPLIRRMFQEISERFIRGGAISHLDDIYWLTKSELEALIAQLDKNMPLSDMSGSIPARKAELKKYRGYLPPAKLPEKNGKTISYTPQKRKDGKIVLKGIGTSTGVVTAPACVLNSPADFERFRPGSVLVAVTTTPAWTPLFAFASAIVTDIGGPLSHSSIVAREYGIPAVMATHTATRTIQSGQMITVDGSMGTVQVLPLI, from the coding sequence ATGATTTATTATATCCTACCCCTGGCGCATAAACAGGCAACCCTTGAAATGGTCGGCGGGAAAGGCATGTCTTTATCAAAACTCTTGACGGCGGGCATCCCTGTGCCGGACGGTTTTCATATCACGACTGCCTCGTACCAGATTTTTGTTGAGAAGAACCATATTCAGCCTCACATGAATAAGCTTCTGGCTGGTATTGACTCCAACAATACCAGCCAGCTTGAAGAGGTATCTACGCAGATTGGGATGCTATTTCATGATGGAAAAATGCCGCAGGAAGTGTCGGCGGCAATTAAAACCGCTTATGCGGAATTAGGGAACATTGCGGTGGCTGTCCGTTCCTCCGCGACCGCCGAGGATTTGCCCGACGCTTCTTTTGCGGGGCAGCAGGAAACTTATCTTAACATACAAGGTGAGAATGAAGTCCTTGCTGCTGTAAAGCGGTGCTGGGCTTCCTTGTGGACAGCCCGCGCGATTGCTTACCGCATGAAGAATGATAAAAAGCAGGAGGTTGCTGCGATTGCCGTAGTCGTACAAAAGCTTGTGATTTCCGATGTGTCAGGCGTTATGTTTACGGGAAACCCAATCAATGGCAGACGCAGCGAAATGATTATTAACGCCGCATGGGGGCTTGGTGAAGCTGTGGTTTCCAGCTTAGTCACCCCCGATACAATCGTAGTGGATAAGAACGCAAAACGAATTGTATCGTATGAAGCGGCAAATAAAGAGATCATGACGGTTCGCACCTCAGACGGAACGGTAGAAATCCCGGTTCCTGAACGGTTGAGAAAGAAACATGCTCTTGCCCGCGATCAAGTCATGCGTCTGACACAGCTTGGAAGGATCATTGAGAAGTATTATCAAATACCGATGGATATAGAGTGGGTGCTGGAAAAAGATAAATTGTATATTGTTCAGGCTCGCCCCATTACGGTCCTGCCGCCGGAATGGGCGCTTCCGGAAAAGGATGTGATATACACAAAGGGCAGTCTGGCGGAACACTTGCCAAATCCTGTTACGCCCTTGTTCGCCACGCTTGGTCTTGAAATCGTTAACCGTGCATCGGAGCTTTTATGGGGAGATATGTTTGATAAAAGCGCAAAAAAGCTACTGCCGGAAAATGGGGCATACACGATTATTAATGGATATGTCTATCTTTCCGCAAAATCAAAGCCACTTCTGATTGCCGTTAAGTCCCTTTCGCCCCGCTCTTTGCGCCGGGCGCTCACGAACAGCGTCCCACGCTGGGAAGCGGCGCGAAAAGAATTTGAAGATGTGATGAAACAATGGGAAGAAAAGCCCCTGCATACACGGAACGCTCATCAAATAATGGAGGGGATTCAAACGGTATTTTATGCCGCATGTATTTATTTCACAAGGATTCAGCTGACATTGCCCGCTGCCTCTGTCAGCGAAATATTATTTACAAAATCATTTCAGGGAGCGGCCCGCCGTGCCGGTATGGCAGATACTTCCGTTTTCCTGCTTGGGTTTGATACCATTGCTCTGCAATCGGAAAAGAACTTATGGGACCTCTCGGAATGGTCAAAGCAAAATAACACCCTCAACCTTTATCTACAAAACAATCCGGCAACAAAGATAGCGGAAGATTTTAAGTCCTCAGTTACGCCTGCCGGAGTTTCCCAGGAAGCATGGACCGAATGGAAAAACCGAATCAATCAGTATTTCAAAGAGTTTGGCCGTACCGCTTATGAATTTGATTTTGCCTATTCCACACCGCAGGAAACGCTTACACCAACTATTGAATCCATAAAAACATTTGTGGAAGGAAAAGGGGAAAGTCCTTTTTTACGCCAAGCCACATTTGAAAAGCGCAGGAAACAGGCGGAAGAAAAGATTTTACAACATATAGGCGGCTCGCATAAAAAACTGTTTTTAAAGCTGCTCCATTGGGCGCAGGAAACCACCCCCATGCGTGAGAACGCTATTTATTTGATGGGAATGGGGCATCCGCTGATTCGCCGTATGTTTCAGGAAATTTCAGAACGCTTCATACGCGGCGGAGCAATTTCACATCTGGATGATATTTATTGGCTTACAAAATCGGAATTGGAAGCACTCATAGCACAATTGGATAAAAATATGCCTTTATCTGATATGAGTGGGTCGATACCTGCCCGAAAAGCGGAACTCAAAAAGTACCGGGGTTATTTGCCGCCCGCCAAACTGCCGGAGAAAAACGGAAAGACCATATCATACACACCGCAGAAGCGGAAAGATGGGAAAATCGTGCTGAAGGGCATTGGAACTAGTACCGGCGTTGTGACGGCTCCCGCCTGTGTACTGAACAGCCCGGCAGATTTTGAACGGTTCCGTCCGGGAAGTGTGTTGGTTGCCGTTACCACAACTCCCGCATGGACACCGTTGTTTGCCTTTGCAAGTGCGATTGTAACGGACATAGGCGGCCCTCTCAGCCACTCAAGCATTGTTGCCCGAGAATACGGCATCCCCGCCGTCATGGCCACACACACTGCCACACGGACCATTCAGAGCGGACAAATGATAACGGTAGACGGGTCGATGGGGACAGTGCAAGTTCTGCCTTTGATTTGA
- a CDS encoding DUF2935 domain-containing protein gives MITEQQYVILSLELNMFFGRIMKEHSLFLEAGFTTANPEFSQVADQYKQHFETILYHAVVLGNGIITPLVASSGEIVTDYTLGSEQKTQYFTGIAINQEITKLEEGLYGEANPLITPELVQQVSQLNAFAMPMLEGLIDFKTGILNDVLSCRMFTANYPLLIDHILREAKMYHSHLAALESRKNPEESLKETELFWDRIMLEHALFIRGLLDPTENDLINTANDFAGEYNDLMQAARTATDVTIRSVTDTTLKETMKYRDFKEAGTKGINECKIRSIILPLLADHVLRESNHYIRMLRQLS, from the coding sequence ATGATCACGGAACAGCAGTATGTAATTCTCTCACTTGAGCTAAATATGTTTTTTGGGCGTATTATGAAAGAGCATTCCTTATTTTTGGAGGCAGGCTTTACCACAGCCAATCCTGAGTTTTCCCAGGTTGCAGATCAATACAAGCAGCATTTCGAGACTATTTTATACCATGCGGTAGTGCTGGGGAATGGCATTATCACCCCTCTTGTGGCATCCTCTGGCGAAATCGTAACGGATTACACCCTGGGCAGCGAGCAAAAAACACAATACTTTACCGGTATAGCCATCAATCAGGAGATTACGAAGCTGGAAGAGGGACTTTACGGCGAGGCCAACCCCTTAATAACCCCTGAATTGGTACAGCAGGTAAGTCAGCTTAACGCTTTTGCCATGCCTATGCTGGAGGGACTCATTGACTTTAAAACAGGTATATTGAATGATGTATTGTCCTGCCGCATGTTCACGGCAAACTATCCGCTTCTCATCGACCATATCCTGCGTGAAGCCAAAATGTATCATAGCCATTTAGCTGCGCTGGAAAGCAGGAAGAATCCAGAGGAAAGCCTAAAAGAAACCGAGCTTTTTTGGGACCGGATTATGTTGGAGCATGCCTTGTTTATCCGGGGGTTGCTTGATCCAACCGAAAATGATCTCATCAATACGGCCAATGATTTCGCGGGAGAATACAATGATTTAATGCAAGCAGCCAGAACGGCTACAGATGTGACGATTCGCAGCGTAACGGACACAACCCTGAAAGAGACTATGAAGTACCGGGATTTCAAGGAAGCGGGCACAAAAGGGATTAATGAATGCAAAATACGGAGCATTATTTTGCCTCTTCTGGCGGATCATGTACTGCGTGAATCAAACCATTATATCCGGATGCTTCGGCAGTTGTCTTAA
- a CDS encoding HPr family phosphocarrier protein, translating into MKQFKIMLPTVAEAKKFVAAAAKCDFDIDVYYNRVTIDAKSILGVLSLDLTQVLTVELNGEDAEFEAFLAAKAPGNCSAA; encoded by the coding sequence ATGAAACAGTTTAAGATTATGTTGCCGACTGTTGCCGAGGCGAAAAAGTTCGTTGCTGCTGCTGCAAAATGTGATTTTGACATAGACGTGTATTACAATAGAGTAACCATTGACGCAAAGTCTATATTAGGAGTATTGAGTCTGGATTTGACGCAGGTTTTGACCGTTGAGCTTAACGGGGAAGATGCAGAGTTTGAAGCATTTCTGGCGGCGAAAGCTCCAGGTAATTGTTCAGCAGCATAA
- a CDS encoding ATP-dependent DNA helicase, giving the protein MGEVREEKKGGDTGVEEAEKKILKISVRNLVELVLRSGDLDNRRTGGAEKTAMQEGSRIHRKIQRRMGADYRAEVALKHEVEVDQFQVLVEGRADGIIEKPEGVTIDEIKGIYMDLSYLTEPYPVHLAQAMCYGYFYCYDHQRNGAVVQMTYCNIETEEIRRFQVEKTFEELEIWFQGLIHEYMKWARYLYNHGMRRDESIRELSFPYPYRKGQKELVVAVYRSIARKRNLFIQAPTGIGKTLSTVYPAVKAIGEGLGDKLFYLTAKTITRAVAEEAFDILREHGLYLNSVTITAKEKLCFLETPECNPDACPYAKGHFDRVGDAVFEIIHKESGITREVVLGYAEEHRVCPFEFCLDISNWVDSVICDYNYVFDPNIRLKRYFSEGISGDYLFLTDEAHNLVPRAREMYSAAVYKEDFLLIKKVIKPMNQKLIRMLDRCNKELLEMKRECVSFQVMEDIRFFMTGIMTLFGELEKLLEASEDFEDRDLVLDFYFNLRDFLNIYDRLDDNYRIYTELLPDGRFMLRLFCINPAKNLKECLDKGNSTVFFSATLLPVRYYKELLSGDQEEYAVYAHSPFDQEKRLLMIASDVSSRYTRRNRREYQKVVDYMEKIVSAHKGNYMVFLPSYQYLKEIEAILKERPGLKQEFTYMSQASHMREQEREEFLKEFSEEREDSFVALCVMGGVFSEGIDLKEGRLIGAIIVGTGLPMVCTEQEILKGYFDARELNGFDYAYQYPGMNKVMQAAGRVIRTVRDEGVIALLDERFLKPDYQALFPREWDGYYEVQLKNVEEVARNFWSR; this is encoded by the coding sequence ATGGGAGAGGTCAGAGAGGAAAAGAAGGGAGGGGACACCGGAGTGGAGGAGGCAGAGAAAAAAATCCTGAAAATATCCGTCAGAAATCTGGTCGAGCTTGTTCTGCGCTCTGGTGACCTGGATAACCGCAGGACTGGAGGAGCTGAGAAGACCGCCATGCAGGAAGGAAGCCGGATACACAGGAAGATCCAGCGCCGTATGGGAGCGGATTACAGGGCTGAAGTGGCACTAAAGCATGAGGTGGAAGTGGATCAGTTTCAAGTACTGGTGGAGGGGCGGGCTGATGGCATCATAGAGAAGCCGGAAGGGGTGACCATTGATGAAATCAAGGGCATTTATATGGATCTGTCCTATTTGACGGAGCCTTATCCCGTACATTTGGCCCAGGCCATGTGCTATGGATATTTTTACTGTTATGACCATCAAAGGAATGGGGCCGTCGTTCAGATGACCTACTGCAACATTGAGACAGAGGAGATCCGGCGTTTTCAAGTGGAGAAAACCTTTGAAGAACTGGAAATCTGGTTTCAGGGCCTGATTCATGAGTACATGAAATGGGCAAGATATTTATACAACCATGGAATGAGAAGAGATGAGTCCATAAGGGAGCTTTCTTTCCCCTATCCCTACCGGAAGGGACAGAAGGAGCTTGTGGTAGCCGTTTACCGGAGTATCGCCAGAAAAAGGAATCTATTTATCCAGGCCCCCACCGGGATCGGTAAGACCCTTTCCACTGTTTATCCTGCCGTAAAGGCCATTGGAGAAGGGCTTGGAGACAAATTGTTTTATCTGACCGCAAAAACCATAACCAGAGCGGTGGCGGAGGAAGCCTTTGATATTTTAAGGGAGCACGGGCTGTATCTCAATTCGGTAACCATAACGGCAAAGGAAAAACTGTGCTTTCTTGAGACTCCGGAGTGTAATCCAGATGCATGCCCCTATGCAAAGGGACATTTTGACCGGGTGGGAGATGCGGTCTTTGAGATCATTCACAAAGAGAGCGGGATCACCAGGGAAGTGGTTCTTGGGTACGCGGAGGAGCATAGGGTATGCCCCTTTGAATTCTGCCTGGATATCAGCAACTGGGTGGACTCTGTCATTTGTGATTATAATTATGTATTTGATCCCAATATCCGCCTGAAACGGTATTTTTCCGAGGGTATTTCCGGAGATTACCTGTTTTTAACAGACGAGGCCCATAATCTTGTGCCAAGAGCTAGGGAAATGTACAGTGCGGCTGTTTATAAAGAAGACTTCCTTCTTATTAAAAAGGTGATAAAGCCAATGAACCAGAAGCTTATCCGGATGCTGGATCGGTGCAACAAAGAGCTTTTGGAAATGAAACGGGAATGTGTGAGTTTTCAGGTAATGGAAGATATCCGTTTTTTCATGACAGGCATCATGACTCTTTTCGGGGAATTGGAGAAGCTTTTGGAAGCCAGTGAAGATTTTGAGGACCGGGATCTGGTTCTGGACTTCTATTTTAACCTCCGTGACTTTTTGAATATCTACGACCGTTTGGATGATAATTACCGGATCTATACGGAACTTTTACCTGATGGACGATTTATGCTCAGACTGTTTTGCATAAATCCGGCAAAAAACCTAAAAGAGTGTCTGGATAAGGGAAACAGTACCGTATTTTTTTCCGCCACCCTCCTTCCGGTCCGGTATTACAAGGAACTGCTAAGCGGAGATCAGGAAGAATATGCGGTATATGCCCATTCTCCCTTTGACCAGGAGAAGCGGCTACTCATGATAGCTTCTGATGTCAGCAGCCGCTATACCAGAAGAAACCGGCGGGAATACCAGAAGGTAGTGGACTATATGGAAAAGATTGTGTCAGCCCATAAAGGAAACTACATGGTATTTCTGCCCTCTTATCAGTACTTGAAGGAGATAGAAGCGATTCTTAAAGAGCGGCCGGGGCTTAAACAGGAGTTTACGTATATGTCCCAGGCGTCTCACATGAGGGAGCAGGAACGGGAGGAGTTTCTTAAGGAGTTTTCAGAAGAACGGGAGGATTCCTTTGTGGCTCTCTGCGTTATGGGAGGTGTTTTTTCGGAAGGCATTGATTTAAAGGAAGGACGATTGATCGGAGCCATTATCGTAGGCACCGGGCTTCCCATGGTATGTACGGAGCAGGAAATATTAAAGGGGTATTTTGATGCCAGGGAGCTGAATGGCTTTGATTACGCCTACCAGTATCCTGGAATGAACAAGGTCATGCAGGCAGCAGGAAGGGTGATCCGTACGGTCCGGGATGAGGGAGTGATCGCACTGCTGGATGAACGTTTCTTAAAACCGGACTACCAGGCCTTGTTTCCAAGGGAATGGGATGGATATTACGAGGTACAGTTAAAAAATGTGGAAGAAGTTGCCCGGAACTTTTGGTCCAGATAA
- a CDS encoding LysR family transcriptional regulator — translation MDINYELYKVFYHVATTLSFSEASKQLFISQSAVSQSIKVLEKKLNQTLFVRSTKKVQLTPEGDILLKHIEPAINLIQKGENQLLEANTLNGGQLRIGASDTICRYYLVPYLNRFHKTYPNVHIKVTNQTSIECAHLLETGQVDFIITNYPNSGLLSSQSTRVINEFSDVFVANQEYFPLKGQTVSLQTLQTYPILMLERKSTTSEFLHHMFQKEQLDLVPEIELSSNDLLIDLARIGLGIAFVPDFCIPENDKDLFQVRLSEKLPTRQMVVAYNENIPVSQASKQFMDMLGPL, via the coding sequence ATGGATATAAATTATGAACTTTATAAAGTCTTTTACCACGTTGCCACCACCTTAAGCTTTTCGGAAGCCTCCAAACAGCTGTTCATCTCCCAGTCGGCAGTGAGCCAGTCCATTAAGGTACTGGAGAAAAAATTGAACCAGACACTTTTTGTCCGAAGCACGAAAAAGGTCCAGCTTACTCCGGAAGGGGACATCCTCCTAAAGCACATAGAACCAGCCATCAACCTGATTCAAAAGGGAGAAAACCAGCTTTTGGAAGCCAATACCTTAAACGGCGGCCAGCTGCGCATCGGTGCCAGTGACACCATCTGCCGCTACTATCTGGTTCCATATTTGAATAGATTTCATAAGACCTACCCCAATGTACACATTAAAGTCACCAATCAGACTTCCATTGAATGCGCTCATCTTCTGGAAACCGGGCAGGTGGATTTTATTATCACCAATTATCCAAATTCCGGACTTTTAAGCTCCCAGAGCACCCGGGTCATTAATGAATTTTCTGATGTGTTCGTAGCCAACCAGGAGTATTTTCCTTTAAAAGGGCAGACCGTAAGCCTCCAGACCCTTCAGACCTATCCCATCCTGATGCTGGAGCGAAAGAGCACCACCAGTGAATTCCTTCATCACATGTTCCAGAAGGAACAGCTGGACCTGGTTCCTGAAATTGAATTAAGCAGCAATGACCTCTTAATCGACCTGGCCCGCATCGGACTGGGGATCGCATTTGTTCCTGATTTTTGCATCCCTGAAAATGATAAGGACCTGTTCCAGGTAAGGCTTTCAGAAAAGCTGCCTACCCGCCAGATGGTCGTGGCTTACAATGAAAACATTCCTGTTTCCCAGGCCTCCAAGCAATTTATGGACATGCTTGGCCCCCTATAA
- a CDS encoding sigma-70 domain-containing protein codes for MHDDFYQMYLEEMGNIPPCTRDEQERLLKEAAEGRKEAKKRLVEGNLRTALEYAREYDGRGVLITDLVQEANMALMMAVEEFSAMENGRLAFDSFTGRKIREALTAAVEEQQSACQTGEELAARVNVLQKVSQALAGELGREATVEELADKMKMSVEEIKGIMKMAMDAMSMNAETMDLEALAEVEGIEITEDEAAEDYDYEE; via the coding sequence ATGCATGATGATTTTTACCAGATGTATCTGGAAGAGATGGGAAATATCCCTCCCTGTACCAGGGACGAGCAGGAAAGGCTTTTAAAGGAAGCTGCGGAGGGCAGGAAGGAAGCCAAGAAAAGACTTGTGGAAGGAAACTTACGGACAGCCCTGGAATATGCCAGGGAATATGACGGCAGAGGTGTGCTTATCACAGACCTGGTCCAGGAAGCCAATATGGCCCTTATGATGGCTGTTGAGGAGTTCTCAGCCATGGAAAATGGAAGGCTGGCGTTTGACAGCTTCACCGGCCGGAAGATCAGGGAAGCTCTTACTGCGGCTGTGGAGGAGCAGCAGTCCGCCTGCCAGACAGGAGAAGAGCTGGCAGCCCGGGTGAATGTACTCCAAAAAGTATCCCAGGCTCTTGCAGGCGAACTGGGCCGGGAGGCAACGGTGGAAGAACTGGCGGATAAGATGAAGATGTCTGTGGAAGAAATAAAAGGAATCATGAAAATGGCAATGGACGCCATGAGCATGAATGCCGAAACCATGGACTTAGAAGCCCTGGCAGAAGTGGAAGGCATTGAAATCACTGAGGATGAAGCGGCTGAAGATTACGATTACGAAGAATAA
- a CDS encoding histidine phosphatase family protein: protein MKIYLIRHGQTDWNIQGRIQGSHDIPLNEAGRRQAEQLAKGMDSRLVTRIFSSTLARAMETAQRIGSRQKVEICPMPQLIEVEFGKWEGMTWEEIMEAYPNEYRMWALNPDEVAPPGGETQEQVIKRCAEALKEIIRITGGREDIAMVSHGATIAYLVSYMMHNDPEVESMIVENASITTVNYSPLTEDYMLLEMNDTSHMLEE from the coding sequence ATGAAAATATATTTGATACGCCATGGACAGACCGACTGGAACATCCAGGGCAGAATCCAGGGGAGTCATGACATTCCCCTTAATGAAGCGGGACGAAGACAGGCGGAGCAACTGGCAAAGGGCATGGATTCCCGCCTGGTAACCAGGATTTTTTCCAGTACTTTGGCCCGGGCCATGGAAACGGCCCAAAGGATCGGCAGCAGGCAGAAGGTGGAGATCTGTCCCATGCCTCAGCTTATTGAAGTGGAATTTGGCAAATGGGAAGGCATGACATGGGAAGAGATCATGGAAGCGTATCCAAATGAGTACCGGATGTGGGCTTTAAACCCTGATGAAGTGGCTCCTCCAGGCGGAGAGACCCAGGAGCAGGTCATAAAGCGCTGTGCAGAGGCTTTAAAGGAGATCATAAGGATCACCGGCGGCAGGGAGGATATAGCCATGGTTTCCCACGGGGCGACCATTGCTTATCTGGTTTCCTATATGATGCACAATGATCCGGAGGTTGAAAGCATGATTGTGGAAAATGCCAGCATTACGACGGTTAATTATAGTCCCCTGACCGAGGATTACATGCTGCTGGAAATGAATGATACATCCCATATGTTAGAAGAATAA